The following are from one region of the Moritella sp. 24 genome:
- the pcnB gene encoding polynucleotide adenylyltransferase PcnB: MDQTSDAAEAAPVTASNTRKDRDTQSQKKPQQTRSDNVSKPAEPAVIATPVPSGQGLALNEFKLEKGQHPVSHNLISENALKVLYRLHKSGYQAYLVGGGVRDIFIGQEPKDFDIATNAEPEQIKKLFHNCRLVGRRFRLAHILFGRDMIEVATFRGHHVEEQNQQTSKQSDGGMLLRDNVYGTISEDAERRDFTVNALYYNIADRAVYDFAGGLADLQSKQLRLIGDPETRYREDPVRMLRAVRFAAKLDMQISPDAAEPIKRMANLLQSIPAARLFEETLKLFLNGQGLATYKLMKEHGLFQPLFPLVSKYQNEEGTSHCDKFIQIALENTDRRINAGKRVTPAYLYAAMLWYPLEAMAEERVIDSGLNYNDAILLAMNDALDSQTKSIAIPRRFTSTIRDIWHLQGRLPRRQGKRAEKAFEHLKFRAGFDFLEMRAEIQGGDLVEVTQWWRDYQSANATGRQNLIKELNSPAAKKTRPRRVKKKKTASENDGE, encoded by the coding sequence ATGGATCAAACTTCAGATGCAGCAGAAGCCGCACCTGTAACTGCGTCAAATACACGCAAAGATCGTGATACACAGAGCCAGAAAAAACCTCAACAAACTCGTTCTGATAACGTTTCAAAACCAGCAGAACCAGCTGTCATCGCAACGCCAGTACCGAGTGGTCAAGGTTTAGCGTTAAATGAATTCAAACTAGAAAAAGGTCAGCATCCAGTTAGCCATAACTTAATCAGTGAAAATGCGTTAAAAGTACTTTATCGTTTGCACAAATCAGGTTATCAAGCTTATCTTGTTGGTGGTGGTGTACGTGATATCTTTATCGGTCAAGAACCAAAAGATTTTGATATTGCGACGAATGCAGAACCAGAACAAATCAAAAAATTATTTCATAACTGTCGTTTAGTTGGCCGCCGTTTCCGTCTTGCTCACATCTTATTTGGTCGTGACATGATTGAAGTTGCGACTTTCCGTGGTCACCATGTTGAAGAACAAAACCAACAAACATCGAAGCAGTCTGATGGCGGAATGCTACTACGTGATAATGTTTACGGTACAATCAGTGAAGATGCGGAACGTCGTGACTTTACCGTTAATGCACTGTATTACAACATTGCAGATCGTGCCGTGTATGACTTCGCAGGTGGTCTTGCGGACTTACAAAGCAAGCAGTTACGTTTAATCGGTGATCCTGAAACGCGTTACCGTGAAGACCCAGTACGTATGCTACGTGCCGTTCGTTTTGCCGCTAAACTGGATATGCAAATCAGTCCCGATGCAGCAGAGCCAATTAAACGCATGGCAAACTTATTACAAAGTATTCCTGCTGCACGTTTATTCGAAGAAACATTAAAACTGTTCTTAAATGGCCAAGGCCTAGCAACTTACAAACTAATGAAAGAACACGGTTTATTTCAGCCATTGTTCCCATTAGTAAGCAAATACCAAAATGAAGAAGGCACAAGTCATTGTGACAAATTCATTCAAATTGCATTAGAAAATACCGACCGTCGTATCAACGCTGGTAAACGTGTGACTCCTGCTTACCTCTATGCAGCAATGCTATGGTATCCACTTGAAGCGATGGCTGAAGAGCGCGTAATTGATAGCGGTCTTAATTATAACGATGCGATATTACTTGCGATGAATGACGCGCTTGATTCACAAACGAAGAGCATTGCTATTCCACGTCGCTTTACCTCAACTATCCGCGATATTTGGCATTTACAAGGCCGCCTACCACGCCGCCAAGGTAAACGAGCAGAAAAAGCATTCGAACACTTAAAATTCCGTGCGGGCTTTGATTTCTTAGAAATGCGTGCAGAGATCCAAGGTGGCGATTTAGTTGAAGTGACTCAATGGTGGCGTGATTACCAAAGTGCAAACGCAACAGGTCGCCAAAACCTAATCAAAGAATTGAACTCACCAGCAGCTAAAAAGACACGTCCACGTCGTGTAAAAAAGAAAAAAACAGCGAGTGAGAACGATGGTGAATAA
- the folK gene encoding 2-amino-4-hydroxy-6-hydroxymethyldihydropteridine diphosphokinase codes for MVNNMSSSVENDYTRCYIAIGSNLADPVSQAKEAITALQTLTASRFIAVSSLYASKPMGPQEQPDYINAVACVDTRLTPIQLLDALQHIENEQGRVRKEHWGARTLDLDILLCGDEVMSTPRLTVPHYGMKVREFVLYPLAEIAPQLQLPCGQILSELLEECPRNDLTIFQNLE; via the coding sequence ATGGTGAATAATATGTCATCTTCTGTGGAAAATGATTACACGCGTTGTTATATCGCGATCGGCAGTAACCTTGCCGATCCGGTTAGCCAAGCAAAAGAAGCAATTACCGCACTACAGACATTAACAGCAAGTCGTTTTATTGCGGTATCATCGCTGTATGCCAGTAAGCCGATGGGGCCACAAGAGCAGCCTGATTATATCAATGCGGTTGCCTGTGTTGATACGCGTTTAACGCCGATTCAGTTGCTCGATGCACTGCAACATATCGAAAATGAACAAGGCCGTGTACGTAAAGAACATTGGGGAGCTAGAACCCTCGATTTAGATATCTTACTGTGCGGCGATGAAGTGATGAGTACACCACGCTTAACAGTGCCACATTACGGCATGAAAGTACGTGAATTTGTACTCTATCCATTAGCAGAAATAGCACCACAATTACAGCTTCCTTGTGGTCAAATATTGTCAGAATTACTTGAGGAATGTCCTCGTAATGACTTAACTATTTTTCAAAACTTAGAGTAA
- the panB gene encoding 3-methyl-2-oxobutanoate hydroxymethyltransferase — protein sequence MSKVTVSKLLKMKQAGQKFASITAYDASFSALFDEVGMPILLVGDSMGMVLQGHNDTLPVTVTDIAYHTRCVRAGATKALVIADMPFMSYATKEQTLTNATTLMQAGANMVKVEGGEWLVESVAALTERGIPVCGHLGLTPQSVHVFGGFKVQGRAQDKADEMVEHALSLQAAGIQLLVVECIPAPLAKRISEALTIPVIGIGAGRDTDGQILVMHDAFGISKGFVPKFSKNFLAETGDMRLAISAYIDEVAAQTFPADEHMFS from the coding sequence ATGAGCAAGGTTACCGTATCTAAACTGCTTAAGATGAAGCAAGCAGGACAAAAATTTGCCAGTATTACCGCGTATGATGCGAGTTTTTCAGCATTATTTGATGAAGTCGGAATGCCGATATTATTAGTTGGCGACTCGATGGGAATGGTATTACAAGGCCATAATGATACGTTACCTGTCACTGTAACAGATATTGCTTATCATACCCGTTGTGTACGTGCTGGTGCGACGAAAGCACTTGTTATCGCTGATATGCCATTCATGAGCTACGCGACCAAAGAACAAACTTTAACGAATGCAACAACGCTAATGCAAGCCGGTGCAAACATGGTTAAAGTGGAAGGTGGTGAATGGTTAGTCGAAAGTGTTGCAGCACTGACTGAACGTGGTATTCCAGTGTGTGGCCACCTTGGTTTAACACCACAATCAGTACACGTTTTTGGCGGATTTAAAGTACAAGGTCGTGCCCAGGATAAAGCCGATGAGATGGTCGAGCATGCGCTCTCATTACAAGCTGCTGGTATTCAATTATTAGTTGTTGAATGTATCCCTGCACCATTAGCCAAACGTATTTCAGAAGCGCTTACTATTCCTGTAATCGGTATTGGCGCGGGTCGCGACACAGATGGTCAAATTTTAGTAATGCATGATGCATTTGGTATTTCGAAAGGCTTCGTACCTAAATTCTCGAAAAACTTTTTAGCCGAAACCGGTGATATGCGCTTAGCAATTAGCGCTTACATCGATGAAGTTGCTGCGCAAACATTCCCTGCCGATGAGCACATGTTCTCATAA
- the panC gene encoding pantoate--beta-alanine ligase, with protein MDIIANIDALREQVIAWRRQGISTAFVPTMGNLHDGHLTLVKEAQKYADRVVVSIFVNPMQFNQAADLAAYPRTLDQDCRALQSVDTDLVFTPTPELIYPKGLAAQTFIQVPGISEVLEGEHRPGHFNGVSTIVAKLFNLVQPDVALFGEKDFQQLALIRHMVNDLAMPIQIVGVPTVREESGLAMSSRNGLLTAEERAIAPLLAEVMATIASQVSIDEQANQALVTQATAQLNAAGFNTDAIDIVDADTLATLTAHSQQAVILMAAFLGKARLIDNQVIKLS; from the coding sequence ATGGATATTATTGCAAATATTGATGCTCTTAGAGAGCAAGTTATCGCTTGGCGCCGTCAAGGTATATCAACCGCTTTTGTTCCTACTATGGGCAATCTCCATGACGGTCATTTAACACTCGTTAAAGAAGCACAGAAATACGCAGATCGTGTTGTCGTCAGTATCTTTGTTAATCCAATGCAATTTAACCAAGCTGCAGATTTAGCTGCCTACCCACGAACGTTAGATCAAGATTGTCGCGCCTTACAAAGTGTTGATACTGATTTAGTATTCACACCTACACCTGAGCTTATTTATCCAAAAGGCTTAGCGGCACAAACGTTTATTCAAGTACCAGGTATTTCAGAAGTGCTTGAAGGTGAGCATCGCCCAGGTCACTTTAACGGTGTATCGACAATCGTGGCTAAATTATTTAATTTAGTACAACCTGATGTGGCTTTATTTGGCGAAAAAGATTTCCAACAATTAGCCTTAATTCGTCATATGGTCAACGATCTAGCAATGCCGATTCAAATCGTAGGCGTGCCGACAGTACGTGAAGAGTCTGGATTAGCAATGAGCTCTCGTAATGGCCTGTTAACAGCAGAAGAACGCGCTATCGCCCCTCTACTTGCAGAAGTCATGGCGACGATTGCAAGCCAAGTATCGATTGATGAGCAAGCAAATCAAGCTCTAGTCACGCAAGCAACAGCACAACTTAATGCTGCAGGTTTCAATACCGATGCAATTGATATTGTAGATGCGGATACTTTAGCAACTCTCACTGCACACAGTCAGCAAGCCGTTATTTTAATGGCAGCATTTTTAGGAAAAGCACGCTTAATCGATAACCAAGTGATTAAACTAAGCTAA
- the panD gene encoding aspartate 1-decarboxylase: protein MQTTMLKGKLHQARVTHAELNYEGSCAIDQDMLDASGILEYEAIDIYNIDNGERFSTYAIAGERGSKIISVNGAAARKAAVGDRIIICAYVRMDNEEAKQHKPSLVYLDQVNDIVRTSNDIPVQVA from the coding sequence ATGCAAACCACAATGCTAAAAGGTAAATTACACCAAGCGCGTGTAACACATGCAGAATTAAACTATGAAGGTTCATGTGCAATCGATCAAGATATGCTTGATGCATCAGGGATCCTAGAATATGAAGCAATCGATATCTATAACATTGATAATGGTGAGCGCTTTTCAACTTACGCGATTGCTGGCGAACGCGGTTCAAAAATAATCTCTGTGAACGGTGCAGCAGCACGTAAAGCAGCAGTAGGCGATCGTATCATTATCTGTGCTTATGTTCGCATGGACAATGAAGAAGCGAAACAACACAAGCCTTCACTTGTTTATCTTGATCAAGTGAATGATATTGTTCGCACAAGTAACGATATTCCAGTACAGGTTGCGTAG